Part of the Candidatus Acidiferrales bacterium genome is shown below.
CGTTACAGTTCGTCTGGCGCCGGGTGATCACTTGAGCACGATGTCCTTCATAGAAAACGTCTGGAAGAAGTATGCTGGAGATGAAGAATTCAGCTGCAACTTCCTCAACGATGACCTTCAAAAACTTTATGCAGCAGATCAGAGAACCAGTGAGATAGCCGGAGCGTTTTCGATCGTTGCAATTTTCATTGCGTGTCTCGGCCTTTTGGGTCTAGCTGCATTTGTCACCGAGCAGCGAACGAAGGAGATCGGGATACGAAAAGTTCTTGGTGCTTCGGTTGCAGAGATCGTCGCGCTTCTCTCGAAAGAATTTGTCAAATGGGTATTGATCGCAAACGTGGTCGCATGGCCCCTCGCTTACTATGTAATGAACAACTGGCTGAAAAACTTTGCTTACAGGACAGAGATCAGCCTCTGGATTTTTGTAGCGTCGGGTGTCGTGGCATTGGTGATCGCGTTATTGACGGTGAGTTCGCATGCTATGAGAGCGGCGACCGCAAATCCGGTGGAGGCATTACGATACGAGTGATACCGATATTGCGCGAAGCGGGGACAAATCCGCAATCAATCTCATATATGACATTAAACTTAAGAAAAAAGCCGAAAGGAGGAGTGTTATGAGACTCAGAGTTATTGCTTCGGTTTTGCTGACGGTATTCTTTTGTGCCAATGCGCTTTTTGCCCAGACTTCCACTAAGAAGAAGATTTATATGGATCTTGCGCATGGGCAAAAATTCTGGAACGATCCGGCAGGCATGATAAATGGGGCAGGAAACGATCTCGGCCGTGTAAAATATATGACCGATCAGTTCGTCAAAACGTCATCTTCTCTTAATGCGGAGCTTTTTTATTTGAAGAGCGTGATAAAACCGGAAGATTTGTCCAACTGTGATCTGCTCTATATCCATATCCCCTCGTCAAAGTATACTGCCAGCGAAATTAAAGCCATAACGCAGTATCTGAGTAAAGGTGGCTCGCTGTTTCTTGTGATGGACGAAGACTATTGGTCGACTCTCGAAGATGCGAATGTAAATGATCTCATCAGACCGTTTGGAATACAATTCGGCAAAGAAAGTCCGGACTCGGCGGTAGGTGGATATACTAAGGCGGGTCTCATTACCGATGAATCTTTGAAAATTACATATCAGGTAGGAAGAACCATAAAAGGAGGTACGCCTTTCTGCTTCAACAACCAAACTGAGGAATATCCCTTCGGAGTTTTCAAGACATTGACGAATGGCGGAAAAATTATCGTTATGGGCGATGGGATGACTTCGTTGTACATGACAAGCTGGAATGGAGTCAATGACTATCAATGTGCTGAATTTATGCATGATGTATTCAAATGGCTTTTGAATTGACAATAACCAATTATCAATGAGCATTGACGACTGTTCGATGAAAATTGGAGGAATGGTATGCTGAAAAATTATCTCAAAATCGCCTTTAGAAATCTTTCCCGTCACAAAGCATTTTCATTTATCAACATTGTCGGCCTGGCGGCGGGGATGGCATGTACCATATTGATTCTTCTGTGGGCGCAGGATGAATTGAGCTATGATAAGTTCTTCAAGGACGCCGACCATATCTATCTTGTGCTTCGCGGTGATCGCAGCGGGATGACGGCGGTTTCGTCTAAAATGCTTGCACCCGCGTTGAAGGAAGAGCTACCTGAGATTAGCAAAACAACGAGTCTCATGCAGCTCCCGACGGGTTTTGAATTTCTGATTCAAAACGGCGACAATGGCTTTGAAGAAAATGTATCGTTTGCGAGTCCCAGTTTCTTCGACTTCTTTTCTTTGAAACTCAAGGAAGGAAATCCTTACACAGCGCTTTCAGATCCGAACTCGATTGTCCTCGACGAGGAAATGGCGAAAAAATATTTCGGGAATGAGGATGCCGTTGGTCAGTCGCTCTATGCCTCTGCTTTTGGGCACAAGACCATGATGAAGGTGACCGGGGTTCTTGCAAAAATCCCACTGCAATCGCAGATTCGGACTCAGATTATTCTGTCTGAAGGGTGGTTTAAGACTATCGGGATCGACTTCGACACCTGGTACGACGAGTCTCATTACACGTACATTGAGACCAAAGGTGACGCTGATTTTCAGAACCTCTCATCAAAGATCAGACAATGCGAGATAAGACACTTTCCAAACCAGAACACGG
Proteins encoded:
- a CDS encoding ABC transporter permease, which codes for MLKNYLKIAFRNLSRHKAFSFINIVGLAAGMACTILILLWAQDELSYDKFFKDADHIYLVLRGDRSGMTAVSSKMLAPALKEELPEISKTTSLMQLPTGFEFLIQNGDNGFEENVSFASPSFFDFFSLKLKEGNPYTALSDPNSIVLDEEMAKKYFGNEDAVGQSLYASAFGHKTMMKVTGVLAKIPLQSQIRTQIILSEGWFKTIGIDFDTWYDESHYTYIETKGDADFQNLSSKIRQCEIRHFPNQNTENLSYSLLPLTKVHLFGGNVKFLQGTGDIEYVRIFVAIAIVILLIASINYMNLSTALSLKRRKEIAVKKTIGAS